The genome window TCGACATCACCGTCGGCATGGGCGAGACGCCGCCTGGTTATGTCTCGATCAATTCGCCGCCGACCATCGTGCGTGGGGTGGTCGTCACCGGCCACCAGGTGCTGGACGGACAGAAGCGCTACGAGCCGTCCGGCGTCATCCAGGGCTTCGACGCGGTGACCGGCGCGCTGCGCTGGGCGTGGGACATGACCCATCCGGACTGGACCGGCGCGCCGCCGCCGGGGCAGACCTGGACCCGCGGCACGCCCAACATGTGGACCAGCGCGGCCGGCGACGAACAGCTCGGCTACGTGTACCTGCCGATGGGCAATTCCTCGGCCGACTACTGGAGCAGTTCGCGCACCCCGCAGGAAGATCGCTATGCGACCTCGCTGGTCGCGCTGGACGTCACCACCGGCAAGCCGGTGTGGAACTTCCAGACCACCCACATCGACGTGTGGGACTACGACCTGGGTTCGCAACCGACCCTGCTGGAGTTCCCGCACGACGGCACGACCGTGCCGGCGGTGCTGCTGCCGAGCAAGCAGGGCGAGCTGTACGTGCTCGACCGGCGCACCGGCAAACCGCTGGTCGGGGTCGAGGAACGCGCGGTGCCGGGCGGTGGCGTAGAGCCGCAGCGCCGCGCCAAGACCCAGCCGTTCTCGCTGTACCACTCGCTGCGCAAGCGCGACCTAACCGAGCGCGACATGTGGGGCATGACCCCGATCGACCAGTTGGTGTGCCGCATCCAGTTCCGCAGCGCCAGCTACAAGGGCATCTACACGCCGCCCGAAGCCGATCGCCATTCGATCGAGTATCCCGGCTACAACGGCGGCTCGGACTGGGGCAGTGTGGCGGTGGACCCGCAGCGCGGGGTGGTCGTCGCCAATTACAACGACATGCCCAACTACAACCTGCTGGTGCCGCGGGCCAAGGCCGACAAGATGGGCTGGGCGCCGCGCGATCAGGTGCGCGGCGACAGCGGCGGTGCCGAGGGCGCGGGCGATCCGCAGGCGGGCGCGCCGTACGCGATCAACGTCAACGCCGGCTGGCGCCTGCCGTTCACAGGGCTGCTGTGCAAGCAGCCGCCCTACGGCGGCATTCGCGCGATCGACCTGGCCAGCGGCAAGACGCTCTGGGACCGTCCGTTCGGCAGCGCGCGCGGCAACGGCCCGTTCGGCATCCACTCCGGATTGCCGATCGAGATCGGCACGCCCAACAACGGCGGCGCCGTGGTCAGCGCCAGCGGCCTGATCTTCATCGCCGCGGCGACCGACGACATGATCCGCGCGATCGACCTGGCCAGCGGCAAGACCCTGTGGCAGGCCAAGCTGCCCGCCGGCGGCCAGGCCACGCCGATGGTGTATGCGGTCGACGGTCGTGAGTACCTGGTCATCGTCGCCGCCGGCCATCACTTCATGGAGACCAAGCGCGGCGACTATGTGATCGCCTACGCGCTGCCGCCGGCAAAGTGAGGCGGACCGTCGCTGCGAGGTCGCGATGCGGCTTCGCGGCGGCGGGACGAATGGACGCTGGAAGGGCGTCTTCGGGCGCTCTGCCTCCCTCCCAGCGAGCAGCGTTGCGTCGCGATGCGTCCGCGCGAGGCATGGGCGATTCGCGCCTTGCAGGTAGGAGCGGCTTCAGCCGCGACAGGTTTTCCCGGGAACGCCTGTCGCGGCTGAAGCCGCTCCTGCGAGACACGCTAGTGCCGGCGGCGCACCGCTACCGCGGAGGCAGGCATGGCAATTGACGCCTGCCCCGGCCATGTCACGCCTGCCAAACAGAGCGGCGCTTACTCCAACTGGTCATGCGCGAACGCCGCGTCCAGCGCTTCCATCGCATCGCGCGGCTTGAGCTTGGCGGCCTTCTCGAACGCCGCGGCGGCGGCGTCCTCGCGCTTGTCGCCGTGCAGCAACAGCAACACGTTGGCGTGCTCGACGTGGGCGATCGGCGCGTCCGGGACCAGCTTCAGCGCTTGCTGGATGTGCTGTTCGGCGCTGGCGGCCTTGGCCCCGTAGGTCAGGCCGCCGATCATCGCGCCGACCTTGCCGATGATCTCGGCGTGGTACAGGGCCAGCGCCATGTGCGCCTCGGCATGCTTGGGCTCCAGCTCCAGCGCCGCTTCCAGCGACGCGCGGACCTTGCCGGCGATGCCCTGCTTGAGCGCCTTGACGATGCTCAGGCCCTGGCTGTAGCGGCCCAGCGCGAACGCGTGGCGGTAGTGGCTGTTGGCCTCGTCCGGCAGGGCGGCGATCGCCGCTTCGGCCAGCGCCGCGGCCTGCTGCAGTCGCTGCAGCTGCTCCTTGTCGTCCTCGACCAGGTAGCCGGCGTGGATGCCGATCGCCTTGACCGCGACCGAGGCGCCGAACACCCCCAGCGCCTTGCCGGCCGCGTAGGCCTGCTGGAACTGCCCGTGGTGGAAGGCCCGCCAGGCCTCGATCAGCGCCGCCGACAGGGTCTGCGCGTCGTGGCCCTTGCCGGCCTTGCCGGCGGCATCCAGCAGCGCCTGCGCGCGCGCCGGATCCGGATAGGGTTCGCGGTCGCCGGCGTGCAGCTTGGGCCAGGCCTTCTTCAACGCATCGCCGGCGTAGGCGTAGGCCTTGGCGTCGTATGGAAACGGCGCCCACGCGCCCGATGTTGCTGCCATGCGGATC of Xanthomonas sacchari contains these proteins:
- a CDS encoding membrane-bound PQQ-dependent dehydrogenase, glucose/quinate/shikimate family, whose protein sequence is MNAFEQTQRRGGWPLRLLGGVCALIGAVLAIGGAWLLALGGSWYYLVAGPGLAIAGVQLWRARRSGALWFAATFLLSLLWAAWESGTDYWRWVPRMGLMVFLALLLALLLPRLDRPFSRRLSRTLAAVLALVFVGAFALAFLPYGVTEADGALTHAAGMAAALATPRTGAQPADAPAAADWAAYGRDNAGSRYTPLRQIAPGNVAQLRTAWTFRTGDLPDKRWGAETTPLKIGDSLYLCSARNQLIALDARSGRERWRYDPKVADKAIPYTAACRGVSYYAVPDAQATASTACRQRIIEGTLDGRLIAVDAADGKPCEDFGRHGQVDITVGMGETPPGYVSINSPPTIVRGVVVTGHQVLDGQKRYEPSGVIQGFDAVTGALRWAWDMTHPDWTGAPPPGQTWTRGTPNMWTSAAGDEQLGYVYLPMGNSSADYWSSSRTPQEDRYATSLVALDVTTGKPVWNFQTTHIDVWDYDLGSQPTLLEFPHDGTTVPAVLLPSKQGELYVLDRRTGKPLVGVEERAVPGGGVEPQRRAKTQPFSLYHSLRKRDLTERDMWGMTPIDQLVCRIQFRSASYKGIYTPPEADRHSIEYPGYNGGSDWGSVAVDPQRGVVVANYNDMPNYNLLVPRAKADKMGWAPRDQVRGDSGGAEGAGDPQAGAPYAINVNAGWRLPFTGLLCKQPPYGGIRAIDLASGKTLWDRPFGSARGNGPFGIHSGLPIEIGTPNNGGAVVSASGLIFIAAATDDMIRAIDLASGKTLWQAKLPAGGQATPMVYAVDGREYLVIVAAGHHFMETKRGDYVIAYALPPAK